ACAAGGCAGGCAGCCTCAACGCTGATTACCGCACTGCAAAAGTTTTTTATCAAGGTAATTATACGGATGAAGACATGGTGGTTCGCTGGCATACAGGTATGAGTCTGAAAGACTTTGGCTCAAATACTTTCTATTCGGCAAAGTACGATGACCAGTTTGAACATACTTTCAAGACCTTCACAGCCATTCAAGCTGAGAATCTAAAGGGCCGTTTCCACATTCGCCCTTCTATCTATTGGAACCGTAATATGGACCGCTTTGAACTCTTCCGTGGCGCATCCAATAAGTATCCTTTCAACTATCACCGCACTGATATCTATGGTGTAAACCTCAATGCTTACTTTGATTGGAACCTTGGACGCACAGCTCTTGCTGCAGAGTTACGCAATGAAGACCTCGTAAGTGGTAACCTCGGTGAACCACTCTCTCGTCCAAAGCATATCCATGGAACAGACAGAGACTACACTGTCGGACTTAATCGCACAAATATCCAGTTTGTTCTTGAGCATAATATCATCCTTGACCGCTTCACATTGTCGGCTGGTTTGACAGCTGTCAAGAACAGTCAAGCAGACATGCCAATGCATGTTTACCCCGGAGTTGATGCAAGTTACCGTATAGGAAACGCTTGGAAGCTATATGCTTCTTATAATTCATCCCTCCGTATGCCGTCAGTAACAGAGTTATTCTACTCAGTTGGTGGTCATAAGGCAGACAAACATCTTCGCCCAGAAGAACTTTCAGCATTCGAAACGGGTGTGAAATATGACAACAAGGGCGTCACTGCCAAGGCAAGTGTTTACTGGAATAACCACAAGAATCTCATCGACTGGATCAGTGATGGCACATTAGATGCCAACGGAGCAGTGCTATGGAAGAGTGTAAACTTCGGAAAGATAAAGCACTTTGGAACAGAGGCTTCACTCGAATTCGACCTCTATCAGCTTCTTCCTTCACAGAAGTTCTTTAAGAAGTTTGGTGTAGCTTATAGCTATATCCACCAGAAGAAGGTTGATAATCAAGGCTATGTAAGCAAATATGCGTTGGAATATTTGAAGAACAAGTTTGTCAGCAATCTCCAGTTGAACCTCTGGCGTAATCTTGACCTTGGTTTCTACTATCGCTTCCAACATCGTATGGGAAACTATATTGATACGAACAACCAACGACAAAGCTATAAGAGTTATGGCGTTGTTGATAGCCGTATGACTTGGAATGCAAAGAAGTGGACGGCATATGTTGAAGCAAACAACTTATTTGGTGCCCATTACGTTGACTATGGGAATGTTCCACAGCCAGGCGCATGGGTCGTTGCTGGTGTAAGTCTGAACCTTTAGCGAATTATTTTCATGAAAAAAAATATTTTTCTTCATGATAATAAATATTTATTTTCATACAAAAAAAGAATTATCATCACGTAAATAAATCATTATCTACGTGATGATAATTCTTTTATAAATAATCAGTCGGAGCCGTAAAGACATTCATTTTACAGCCCGAAGACCATCATTCACAACCTATCTTACGTTGACCGCAACACCACGACGTTGCATATCATCTGTCAACGGACGAACTCGTGTGAGGAACTCCTTATAACTTCTACGTTCTGGTACACTCCATCCTGCCTCAGCCAAAGCGGCTGCACGTGGGAATGCTTGATAATAAATTCGTTCTGTAGAGTTGATACATTCACTCCAAAGCGTTCCACTCACACCAAGCAAATTATCACGTACAAACACACTATCCTGCCCCCATGCAGGGTCAAGACGATAGGTTTGTTCAAGCGTTGTTACCGGCATTCCCCAGTTTTTCTCTGGCATATCCCCCTTCTGCTGTGGATAGTCAAGGTAGCAGTGTTCACCTGGACAGAGCATTATCTTCGCCTTATTGCGTACGGCAGCATCAATAGCCGTCTTCGTCAAACCATGTCGCCATGCATAGACCACACAACCCGGCTGAATCGTCTTAAACTCCTGTTCATACCAGTACATTGGTGTCTTTCCTAATGAATGAAGTTTATTAATCACGCGGTCGAAGAGATATTGCTGCAACTGCCAGTTCTCTGTGTAGCCTTCTTTCTTCTTCAATGCCGTACAAGCTGCGCAATCTGACCATGCACCCAATGGTGGTTGCCCAGCCTCATCACCACCCAAATGAACATATGGAGCAGGGAATACATCGGCTAACTCTGTCAAGACATTATCGAGAAACTCATAGACAAATGGCTCTGCAGGACAAAGTAACTCATTACTCACACCACAAGTCAAGCGAATAGGTACAGGCTTCTTAGCACAAGAGAGCTGTGGAAAGCAGTGAATAGCAGCTACCTCATGGCCTGGGAGCTCAATCTCTGGAATCACCATCACATGATACTGAGCTGCGAAACGAACCAATTCTCGCATCTGGTCTTGTGTATAATAACCGCTGATATGCTCTGGCATGTCATCCATTCCGACACGATCAGAACCCTTCTCTATGAGTTCTGGGTATTTCTTTATCTCTATACGCCATGCCTGATCATCTACCAAATGAAGGTGGAGTGCATTAAACTTATAGCGTGCCATCTCAACAATAAAGCCCTTCAAATCCTCAAACGGAATAAAATGACGCACTGGGTCAACCATCAATTCACGGATTGCCGTACGTGGTTCATCTGTAATATTGAGGGCAGGAATCTTCACTGAACGTGAGGAAACACCATTACCAATACAGAGTTGTTCGAGTGTCATCAGTCCATAGAACACCCCAGTTGCTGTGCGTCCTTTGATAGTTACTCCCTTATCATTCACCTGCAAGGTGTAAGCCTGATCATTGGTAAGCGACTTGTCAAGTGCCAGATGCACCATCGGACCAGTCTTTCGTCCTTTCTTATAGACTGTTCGCTCACCGAGAATGCGCTCAGCTTGCATCTTTTCATTACTCAATTCCAGTGGAGCCTGTACCCCTACAACATCTTTCCATTTGAGAGGAAGATTATTCTTATAGACTTCTAACTTGAGAGGACAAGGTACGAGGAGATTCTCTGGGTCGCATACATTCTCCATTTCATGACGTGAGAAGAAGTTTCGCCAGCCCGGTGCGTTACGATATGCTTTCTTTGCTTGAGTAGGAACGACAAGTTTCACACGACTAAGATCTATACCATCAAAAGCATTGTCAGCACAAACAGGAGGAACAACTGCCGAGAGACGAACTTCACGAAGTCCACGACAATTAGCAAATGCGAAAGCACCTATGCGTGTAGAGCCGTCGAAAGACAGTTCTGTCAACTGACGACAACCATTAAAAGCTGACGCATCTACCACACGTGTAGTTGCTGGGAAATATAGTTTTCCACTGATTCCATCACAAGCAAAGAACGCTTGCGTACCGATAGAATCAAGTTTTGGAGGAAGTATAAGTGATGTAAGACGGTGACAAGAGTGCATCGCATTGCGAGGAATCACTTTACAGTCAGACTGTGAAAGATCGAGTACGGTCTCATTCACCTTTACATCACGCAGAGTTCTGAAGTTCTGCGCATTAGCTGACTGACCCAACAAAAGACAAGCAAAAAGTATTGATATGCCTTTTCCCGCATATCTTCTCCAAGATAGGAAACTATTTAGCACATTTTTTTTATCAATAAACTGCAGAGAATTCTCCAATAGATTTGCCCAAGAGGTTACGCTCATTGTAGCCATTTTCTTGTTTGTTTTAATTACGTAATACAATAGATTTTGGTTTTATCATCCCAATAGAGTAGGCAAAGATACAAATAAGATTTGAGATAAAAACATTTTCCTTTGACATAACATATAATTCAACAAACTATTATAAACATTGCGAGATATTGAAAAATCTTATTATCTTTGCCCTACTCTTTCCTCATAGAGTATGAAAACGAACTGCAATAGCAGGCAAATATAACCACCACTATTACTCGAAACAGTATGGAAACAAATATAACTAAAAACATAAAAGACATGGAAAAGACGTCTAAAAATCCTCAGCAGATAGGGACACAAGATAATAAGAATGACAAGAACAAAGCGACATCTGCCTATACACAACAACAGTTAGAGGCAAACACGCAGATTAAAGGGTTTCTTGCCATCTATCTCCTTACGGCTATCATTGGTGTTATCTATAGCTTATTTCTCGGCTTGAAAGCCTATAACATAATAGGAGAAGACCTATCGAGCAATATTGCAATCGCAAATATATTTACCATTTTCACACTTTGCTACACAGGACTCTATACCATCTATGCTTTTATAAGACGCAAGGCTAATGCCACGTTCTACGCTAAGGCCTATGCAGGACTGATGCTCTTTGCTAATATACTGATACTCATCACCTCCCTTACAGAAGGACACTTGACAGCTGACTGCCTGCTTTACCTCGGTGGTCTCTGCCTCGGAATCATCTGGATGGGCTATTTGTTTGTCTCAACCAAGGTGAAAGAGGCTACTCCCTCAGCCTGTCGTAATGCGCCACAAATGAACCGAGCAGTCATAATAGGCCTGTTCACCACATCAATCGTGCTATTCCTCTTAGGAACACCAGATTTAGTAATGAACTTTACAACCAAAGCTAAGCAGAGAAAAGAGATGCTTAGTAGGAAGCTACAGCCCAACCAACGTACCAACGGAGTGTTTATCTTTACAATCCCCAAAGGTTTCACCTGTGAAAGGCAACAGTTTAAAGAAAAGTTACCTATCGACCCTTTGTTCGAAATACACAATAAATACGTTGGTAGTGCGGGCCTAACTGCATTCTATTTATCTGATGAATATACAGAAAAAGTTTATAGGAGTTGGGAAAAGGAAATACTCAAAAATTTCGATGACGTTTCTCCTCAACTAATTGCAGAGGGTCAAGAGAACATTAACGGCAATACTTGTACATACCGCATCAGGAAGATTGAGAAAAAAGGAGAAACTGTTTTCTGGCGTTACTGTATCCTTATTGATAAGAAAAAAGAGAAGGCTTGTATCATATCTGCCTTCGACAATGGTGTGTCTGTCGGTTATATCACCGAGCTTATCAAATCTATTAAATTCGAATAAAAGCGCTTCTTTCTAAAGAAAGAGGGGAGAATGGTGGGAAGGTAATCCCTACTCTACATCCTCTCAGCCATCTCATAACACGTTGACAGCCTGCTCATCTCGTGTACAGAAGGACTTTTACTGGGTCATAAACCATCCTTACGATTAGTGCTAAGCCCCCGCACCATGCATGTTCAGCCTCCGCAACATGCGTGCTGGAGTTTTGTGCGATGAAAAAGAACTGTAAGGAATGATTATAGTGATGCTCTCACCGTATAAAGAAATGTGCCCTCTCTTTTATAATCGTTATCCTACTGTATTTCAGGAGAAGCATGATAAGG
The Prevotella melaninogenica DNA segment above includes these coding regions:
- a CDS encoding TonB-dependent receptor plug domain-containing protein; translation: MYKPTFQKRSVLKFKHFSNHGYSLFSVLGKEVLIGVLSVATLQNATAKGISIETEKAETDSTITNRGVMMEEVNVTGTRAPLTVSQQARMVTVLSREDIQAAPVQSVNDLLKYAVGVDVRQKGPLGTLTDVSIRGGNSEQITVLLNGINICDAQTGHNSFDFPVDISEIERIEVLEGPAARVYGTSSLLGAINIVTRTPQKTSLSAHIEGGSYGYLSAGIRGNIASKDRWNNQLSASYTRSDGYLRNKAGSLNADYRTAKVFYQGNYTDEDMVVRWHTGMSLKDFGSNTFYSAKYDDQFEHTFKTFTAIQAENLKGRFHIRPSIYWNRNMDRFELFRGASNKYPFNYHRTDIYGVNLNAYFDWNLGRTALAAELRNEDLVSGNLGEPLSRPKHIHGTDRDYTVGLNRTNIQFVLEHNIILDRFTLSAGLTAVKNSQADMPMHVYPGVDASYRIGNAWKLYASYNSSLRMPSVTELFYSVGGHKADKHLRPEELSAFETGVKYDNKGVTAKASVYWNNHKNLIDWISDGTLDANGAVLWKSVNFGKIKHFGTEASLEFDLYQLLPSQKFFKKFGVAYSYIHQKKVDNQGYVSKYALEYLKNKFVSNLQLNLWRNLDLGFYYRFQHRMGNYIDTNNQRQSYKSYGVVDSRMTWNAKKWTAYVEANNLFGAHYVDYGNVPQPGAWVVAGVSLNL
- a CDS encoding family 20 glycosylhydrolase; this encodes MATMSVTSWANLLENSLQFIDKKNVLNSFLSWRRYAGKGISILFACLLLGQSANAQNFRTLRDVKVNETVLDLSQSDCKVIPRNAMHSCHRLTSLILPPKLDSIGTQAFFACDGISGKLYFPATTRVVDASAFNGCRQLTELSFDGSTRIGAFAFANCRGLREVRLSAVVPPVCADNAFDGIDLSRVKLVVPTQAKKAYRNAPGWRNFFSRHEMENVCDPENLLVPCPLKLEVYKNNLPLKWKDVVGVQAPLELSNEKMQAERILGERTVYKKGRKTGPMVHLALDKSLTNDQAYTLQVNDKGVTIKGRTATGVFYGLMTLEQLCIGNGVSSRSVKIPALNITDEPRTAIRELMVDPVRHFIPFEDLKGFIVEMARYKFNALHLHLVDDQAWRIEIKKYPELIEKGSDRVGMDDMPEHISGYYTQDQMRELVRFAAQYHVMVIPEIELPGHEVAAIHCFPQLSCAKKPVPIRLTCGVSNELLCPAEPFVYEFLDNVLTELADVFPAPYVHLGGDEAGQPPLGAWSDCAACTALKKKEGYTENWQLQQYLFDRVINKLHSLGKTPMYWYEQEFKTIQPGCVVYAWRHGLTKTAIDAAVRNKAKIMLCPGEHCYLDYPQQKGDMPEKNWGMPVTTLEQTYRLDPAWGQDSVFVRDNLLGVSGTLWSECINSTERIYYQAFPRAAALAEAGWSVPERRSYKEFLTRVRPLTDDMQRRGVAVNVR